A single window of Miltoncostaea oceani DNA harbors:
- a CDS encoding MFS transporter, with protein sequence MSRVGRTWAVLVLFALGTSLITPLIPLYQDRLGFSDTVATLFLGCYVLALVPSMLTLGQLSDRIGRKGVLLGALATLAVAQALLITEPGLPGLLAARGIQGMATGAFFGTCTAFLVDGAPAGREPFASALASFSVRLGLGLGPGVGGVIAQYAADPLRLPFELHLIALAVAAVIVATLPETVRVRSRRPLTLRLEVPAAERAVFWRILVPSGMLFSLFDGVALSLIPVFLVRTLGVDNYAVVGAAGFLVLVSGAVSQLVFPRIRPERAIGGGLAVAAVTSVGVVASAPLESAPLALASVAATGAAAGLVFKGGLDLCTRIAPIQDRGKLLSSYYVACYLGGFSVPLLVVGILSDVVGLTVALACLSGAAAVGAAWTGVVGLRSLDGLLPPPGTPTPVGAPGDG encoded by the coding sequence GTGAGCCGGGTCGGGCGGACGTGGGCGGTCCTCGTGCTGTTCGCCCTCGGGACGAGCCTGATCACGCCCCTCATCCCCCTCTACCAGGACCGCCTCGGGTTCTCGGACACCGTCGCGACCCTCTTCCTCGGCTGCTACGTCCTCGCCCTCGTCCCGTCGATGCTGACCCTCGGGCAGCTGTCCGACCGGATCGGCCGCAAGGGGGTCCTCCTCGGCGCCCTCGCGACCCTCGCCGTCGCCCAGGCGCTGCTGATCACCGAGCCGGGGCTGCCGGGGCTGCTCGCCGCCCGGGGGATCCAGGGGATGGCGACGGGGGCGTTCTTCGGGACGTGCACCGCCTTCCTCGTCGACGGGGCACCGGCGGGGCGGGAGCCGTTCGCGTCGGCGTTGGCGTCGTTCTCGGTGCGCCTCGGCCTCGGCCTCGGCCCCGGCGTCGGCGGGGTGATCGCCCAGTACGCCGCCGACCCCCTGCGGCTCCCGTTCGAGCTGCACCTCATCGCCCTCGCCGTGGCGGCGGTGATCGTCGCGACCCTCCCCGAGACGGTGCGGGTCCGGTCGCGGCGGCCCCTCACCCTCCGCCTCGAGGTGCCGGCGGCGGAGCGGGCGGTGTTCTGGCGGATCCTGGTGCCCTCCGGGATGCTGTTCTCGCTCTTCGACGGCGTCGCCCTGTCCCTCATCCCCGTGTTCCTCGTCCGGACGTTGGGGGTCGACAACTACGCCGTCGTCGGCGCCGCCGGGTTCCTCGTCCTCGTGTCGGGGGCCGTCAGCCAGCTGGTGTTCCCCCGCATCCGGCCGGAGCGGGCGATCGGCGGTGGCCTCGCGGTGGCGGCGGTGACGTCGGTGGGGGTCGTCGCGTCCGCGCCGCTGGAGTCGGCGCCCCTCGCCCTCGCCTCCGTCGCGGCGACGGGGGCGGCGGCGGGCCTCGTCTTCAAGGGCGGCCTCGACCTCTGCACCCGCATCGCCCCCATCCAGGACCGCGGGAAGCTCCTCTCCAGCTACTACGTCGCCTGCTACCTCGGGGGTTTCTCGGTGCCGCTGCTGGTGGTGGGGATCCTCTCCGACGTCGTCGGCCTGACCGTCGCCCTCGCGTGCCTGTCGGGGGCGGCCGCCGTCGGGGCCGCGTGGACGGGGGTGGTGGGGCTCCGCTCCCTCGACGGGTTGCTGCCCCCACCGGGGACGCCGACCCCGGTGGGGGCACCGGGCGACGGGTAG
- a CDS encoding Sir2 family NAD-dependent protein deacetylase, giving the protein MAQVSDPEALAAVFLEAERAVVLTGLHLGGPESLDLTHAHGEWAQRASLEAFLTEPARFWEYFHPTALQIAARRPGPAHDALARLERAGLVSSLITQAVDRLHSRAGSADPVEVYGTVLVMRCERCGERYGLPEVGALIDASGDGVPRCTTSDCGYPLRPEGTLWGEALPRRAVERAWEIAAEADAFIVLDSDLRTAPISLLPSVPLTRGAPLVLVGETPTQYDRYARMVVRAPSTDILTAVADLIAPAPA; this is encoded by the coding sequence ATGGCCCAGGTGTCCGACCCCGAGGCCCTCGCCGCCGTCTTCCTGGAGGCAGAGCGCGCGGTCGTCCTGACCGGCCTGCACCTGGGCGGCCCCGAGAGCCTCGACCTCACGCACGCCCACGGCGAGTGGGCGCAGCGCGCCAGCCTCGAGGCGTTCCTCACCGAACCCGCGCGGTTCTGGGAGTACTTCCACCCCACCGCCCTCCAGATCGCGGCGCGCCGGCCGGGGCCCGCCCACGACGCCCTCGCACGCCTCGAGCGGGCGGGGCTGGTGTCGTCGCTGATCACCCAGGCCGTCGACCGCCTCCACTCCCGCGCCGGGAGCGCCGACCCCGTCGAGGTCTACGGGACGGTGCTGGTGATGCGGTGCGAGCGGTGCGGGGAGCGGTACGGGCTGCCGGAGGTCGGTGCGTTGATCGACGCGTCCGGCGACGGCGTGCCGCGGTGCACCACCAGCGACTGCGGGTACCCCCTCCGCCCCGAGGGGACCCTGTGGGGGGAGGCGCTGCCGCGGCGGGCGGTGGAGCGGGCGTGGGAGATCGCGGCGGAGGCGGACGCGTTCATCGTCCTCGACTCGGACCTGCGGACCGCCCCCATCTCCCTCCTGCCGTCGGTGCCCCTCACCCGCGGCGCCCCCCTCGTCCTCGTCGGGGAGACACCCACCCAGTACGACCGGTACGCCCGGATGGTGGTGCGGGCCCCGAGCACCGACATCCTCACCGCCGTCGCCGACCTCATCGCCCCCGCCCCCGCGTGA
- a CDS encoding SDR family NAD(P)-dependent oxidoreductase: MTGPTPLAGTAAIVTGASAGLGEIMARGLAGAGCAVLIAARRVDRLRAVADAITEEGGRVVAHPADLRDPGHARDLVDAAVAEFGRLDGVVLNAATATVAPAEAEDPAAFADVMAVNVSAQAALAGAAARVMIDAGRGGWMVLMSSILGRKAATGPGVAAYVASKIAVEGLTRELARQWAPHGIRVNALAPGYFPTEMNAPMTADPGRREALLARTPMGRSGEPADLTGPLLFLASDASRFVTGHTLPVDGGMSCW, from the coding sequence GTGACCGGCCCCACCCCCCTCGCGGGGACCGCGGCGATCGTGACGGGCGCCTCCGCCGGGTTGGGGGAGATCATGGCCCGCGGCCTCGCCGGCGCCGGCTGCGCCGTCCTGATCGCCGCCCGCCGGGTCGACCGCCTCCGGGCCGTCGCCGACGCGATCACCGAGGAGGGTGGGCGGGTGGTCGCGCACCCCGCCGACCTTCGCGACCCCGGCCACGCCCGGGACCTCGTCGACGCCGCCGTCGCGGAGTTCGGACGCCTCGACGGGGTCGTCCTGAACGCGGCGACGGCGACCGTCGCCCCCGCCGAGGCGGAGGACCCCGCGGCGTTCGCGGACGTGATGGCCGTGAACGTCAGCGCCCAGGCGGCCCTCGCCGGCGCCGCGGCCCGGGTGATGATCGACGCGGGACGGGGCGGGTGGATGGTCCTGATGAGCTCCATCCTCGGCCGGAAGGCGGCGACGGGTCCCGGTGTCGCCGCCTACGTCGCGTCGAAGATCGCGGTGGAGGGCCTCACCCGTGAACTCGCCCGCCAGTGGGCGCCGCACGGGATCCGGGTGAACGCGTTGGCGCCCGGCTACTTCCCCACCGAGATGAACGCCCCCATGACCGCCGACCCCGGCCGGCGGGAGGCGCTCCTCGCCCGCACGCCGATGGGGCGCAGCGGGGAACCCGCCGACCTGACGGGGCCGCTGCTGTTCCTCGCCTCCGACGCGTCGCGGTTCGTCACCGGCCACACCCTCCCCGTCGACGGGGGGATGTCCTGCTGGTGA
- a CDS encoding Zn-ribbon domain-containing OB-fold protein — protein MTVSAIEFSRLGPPKLRLYAMRCANGHLSPWWEHHHCYYCGSDTLVEEELSGKGELSNYTVVYYPPRDFLGQEPYVVGHITMDEGVAMPAPVVGVAPEDVTVGTRVKATLRRMKLGHEGDIYYSQKFVVDTDAAAAAEAQPS, from the coding sequence GTGACGGTCTCCGCGATCGAGTTCTCCCGCCTCGGCCCCCCGAAGCTGCGGCTCTACGCCATGCGCTGCGCGAACGGCCACCTCAGCCCGTGGTGGGAGCACCACCACTGCTACTACTGCGGGTCGGACACCCTCGTCGAGGAGGAGCTCTCCGGCAAGGGCGAGCTCTCCAACTACACGGTGGTCTACTACCCGCCACGTGACTTCCTCGGCCAGGAGCCGTACGTCGTCGGGCACATCACCATGGACGAGGGCGTCGCGATGCCCGCCCCCGTCGTCGGGGTCGCCCCCGAGGACGTCACCGTCGGGACCCGCGTCAAGGCGACGCTCCGCCGGATGAAGCTCGGCCACGAGGGCGACATCTACTACTCGCAGAAGTTCGTGGTCGACACCGACGCCGCCGCCGCCGCGGAGGCGCAGCCCTCCTAG